Genomic DNA from Clostridium sp. BJN0013:
TTATACTATATAAATAACCTTTATTTTCGTCAAGTGCTAATAATTCTTTGTTAAATATTCTCATACTTGAAATTTCAACTTTACCATTAAGCTTAATTTTCTCCATAGGTGATCCTATTCCTCTAAAGCTATATATTATACTATCTGACTTATCCCAAAAAAATATACAATTTTTTTGGGATAAGACTCCTTCTCTATCTATAGCCAGTGGCCCCATAGTCCCTACAGTTTTATGCTGATATAAAGGTGCTGGAGGATCGACATTGGGGTGGATAGCCAGTATAAATTGCAGAGGAGAATTTTTAACACTTTTAAATTTAGGTGAAGTAACAGGATCTCCCCCGCTGTAATCTGGCCATCCATACCATACACCCTTTTTAATTTCATATATATAATCCGTATCTCCTATAACTGGTCTGCTCCCTCTATTTTCCATCCCCCCCAGGGTGCATATAAATTTACCTTCACTGGTAAAATCCATTCCTTTTACATTTCTTATTCCCCAGGCAAAGGTTTCACTACTGCCCTGTGTTAAATTATATCTGATAATAGAAGCATTTCCCGGAAAATGTTTTGGAATTACTTGTCCCTGTACACTTTGGGTATTATAGCTTTGAAAAGCTCCTCTCTTTTCTTTCCCAAAATTTATACCTTTTAAAGTTATATCTACTGGAGCAACATCATGAGCATAAAGGTTATTTTTTACCCATACATTATCTTCTCCCACTACCGCTGAATTGGTTGCAGCCCCTATGGATATGTATATATATCCATCTTTTACCCTTACTAAACTATCTTTATAATCTCCATAATTAGGCATACCACTTACAAGTACAGAATTTCTACCTTTTTCTATATAGTAACAGTATACTTTATCTCCGGAGGAATAATACAAATTCCCTTTATAATAATCCAGACTATAAATATTTAAATTCGAGTCTTTTAATATATCATAGCTTTCTCCATCACTTTTTATGATTTGTATTCTATTTTTATATGCTATGTAATAATTATCTTTTTCATCCTTCACAAAGTCCACCGCACCTTTTAATCCTCTATATTTTAAGTTACAGCTTAAAGTAACATCTTTTATTTCAATTTTAATTTTTGAATGAGTTTTATAGAAATAATATTTAAGCATACTACCTGACAGAATTACAACTGCAATTATAGATAAAAATTTTAGTAACTTTTTCATATATAGTACTCTCCTTAAAATATACATCACACTAAATATATATTAGAAAAATCCACACATATGAGTAAGTATTTAAAAATCCTTCTCCCCTCTTAATTATTAATTTAAGAAGAATATACTGCATGTTATCATCATAACTATTAATATTAAATAATTCTATCTAAAAATACTATAATTTGAAAACAGGAGTTTTTATGAAAAGAGACCGATTTTTAAAAAGTTCACTTATTTTAATTTTCGCAAATTTAATCACCTCTGTATTTGCATTTATATTTTCTATAATATTATCTAGGAAATTAGGTGCAGAGGGAATGGGGCTTTATGGGCTTATAATGCCTGTATACGACTTATTTGTATGTCTGCTGTCAGGAGGTATGGTAACAGCCATATCTAAAGTAGCTGCTGTATATTTTAGCAAAGACGATTTTAACAATTTAAATAATTCCATAGATGTATCTCTTACCTTTAATTCCATATTAGCTACATTTATAGTATGTATAATATTCATAAATGCCCCTTATATAGGAATAAAAATAATAAAAGACCCAAGAGCTATACACGCCATTCAAGTTATGTGTCCCGGTATATTTTTTATATCCCTTTCCTCCATACTTAAAGGTTATTTTTACGGAATATCAGAGGTAAAAATACCAGCTATTATAGATATATCTGAAAAATTTTTAAGAATTACCTTAATAGTAACTATAATATCCTTATTTTCCTTAAAGGATATAAGGAGCACTGTAACTGCAGCCTATATAACCTTAGCCATTGGAGAATTTATAAGCTTTGCTGTTTTATATATAATGTATAAAATCAAAAAGAAAGGATTAAAATTTAATTCTTCCTACTGTGAAGATAAAATACAACTTTTATTTAATGTACTTGTTATATCTTTTCCTCTCTGTCTAAATGGATTTTTAACTACAACACTTTCTGCAATTTCCACTTTAATAGTACCAAGAAGACTTGTAGCCTCAGGTATAGAATATAATTTAGCCCTTAGCATGATAGGTAAGTTTGACGGTATGGCCCTTAATATAATCTTTCTTCCTATTACCATCATAAATTCCATGTCCATAGTGCTTATTCCAGATTTATCTGAAAAAATGAGTAACAGAGATTATTGGGCTATAGAACACAGAGTATCACAAATAATAAAGATATCTCTTCTTTTAGGTATTGTCACTATGATAATCTGTATTACCCTGTCTGGATATTTGGGAGAATTGTTTTATAAAAGGTATGATCTTGACTCTTACATAAAATTTGCCGCCTTGTCTGCCCCTGTAGTATTTGTTTCCATTTCCACCTTGGGCATTTTAAATGGCATTGGAAAACAAAATATAATACTTAGAAACTCCCTCATTTCTGCTGTTATAGAGCTTATATTAATATACATACTTACAGGCATACCATGGATAAATATATATGGATGCGGTATAAGTTTAATTATAACTTATTTTACTACTTTAATTTTAAATATGCATGAAATTATAAAGGAAAACTTCTATGGTCATTCATAGAAGTTTTCTCTTCAGGAATGCTTTTCTTAATATAAATTTTGGAATTAACCTGGTTACCCTAGCGGGCATTGACTGTATGTCTCTGCTGTCTATACCTCCCACCAGAACTAATACAAAAGCATATGTTACTATTCCAACTAGTATGGATATTATAGTCGACAGAGCATTTGATATATATTGAAATTTTATAAATAGAGTTATATAATTTATAGAAGAATATA
This window encodes:
- the spoVB gene encoding stage V sporulation protein B, whose amino-acid sequence is MKRDRFLKSSLILIFANLITSVFAFIFSIILSRKLGAEGMGLYGLIMPVYDLFVCLLSGGMVTAISKVAAVYFSKDDFNNLNNSIDVSLTFNSILATFIVCIIFINAPYIGIKIIKDPRAIHAIQVMCPGIFFISLSSILKGYFYGISEVKIPAIIDISEKFLRITLIVTIISLFSLKDIRSTVTAAYITLAIGEFISFAVLYIMYKIKKKGLKFNSSYCEDKIQLLFNVLVISFPLCLNGFLTTTLSAISTLIVPRRLVASGIEYNLALSMIGKFDGMALNIIFLPITIINSMSIVLIPDLSEKMSNRDYWAIEHRVSQIIKISLLLGIVTMIICITLSGYLGELFYKRYDLDSYIKFAALSAPVVFVSISTLGILNGIGKQNIILRNSLISAVIELILIYILTGIPWINIYGCGISLIITYFTTLILNMHEIIKENFYGHS